In Electrophorus electricus isolate fEleEle1 chromosome 1, fEleEle1.pri, whole genome shotgun sequence, a single window of DNA contains:
- the cenpt gene encoding centromere protein T isoform X3 — MRLPPSHHSLPAKGPDLWAGRGRLRRHLLRCATRTSHLAACSEASSRRRPRRLCCCLDNLHCQRHTCNLQKQVTIAADKGVPVNNHSNFDLRPNEGGNGFDLPDLATEPLSHVIRGMSRRRPAPTFSVSAFEKELDQQSGEGEENHENTDVTENLSAGTNSVLSLTLKTPFVSDCTERAGLQRKAAQRKKPSVHEFDEAVEKQLERHRSEDYTVVQARGTPANQSIQEFTLGLSSVVMSNTELYGQLASSATELREKDGASENRREKSFEAEAKGDEEVDKENLNVLEDDKQSEHVSETSKTEPEPLQEMEYAEPASQSQEEKVPSSEEKDAATLSPDERALAPTQMMAEEKEMEQTEVEGMDWRGSVNEGLVYQLSDIQIIWRDSHSEGGGILPGVTASGSGRTSTGAELQSFTGVIPEESLASKDPSPSPPPLSVCPSPGTCHTILAEVDDGKGVAENNVSKLEIIDGDVNQSEDEMVPSPNHLSPAPHFPAVQEEQEDEEDAQSEELSMQTPAFIRQRKEVASPSAVASPIAFRTLPGPAGGVVKPRPRQKRQTESDNVLPKSYVMSVFKHFAKTRVASDVYPVINDIHIRLQKYFSRLADDLEVYSAHAKRKTIEVEDVELLMKRQGFVTDRTPLTVLIEKFLPLEYRKLLIPVATSGNKVIPSQKR; from the exons ATGAG ACTGCCACCCAGTCACCACTCCCTCCCAGCAAAAGGCCCAGATCTATGGGCAGGAAGGGGAAGACTACGGCGGCATCTTCTGCGCTGTGCGACACGGACGTCACACCTCGCCGCCTGCTCAGAGGCTTCATCCAGACGG AGGCCGAGGCGTCTTTGCTGCTGTCTGGACAACCTGCACTGCCAAAGGCACACCTGCAACCTGCAGAAACAAGTAACCATAGCAGCAGACAAAGGTGTGCCTGTAAACAACCACAGCAACTTTGACTTGAGACCTAA TGAAGGGGGAAATGGCTTCGATTTGCCTGACTTGGCCACAGAGCCACTGAGTCATGTGATCAGGGGGATGAGTCGTAGGAGGCCTGCGCCCACCTTCAGTGTATCAGCCTTTGAGAAAGAACTGGACCAACAATCAG gtgaaggagaggagaatcATGAGAACACAGATGTGACCGAGAACCTTTCAGCTGGGACCAACAG tgtcCTGAGTCTTACCTTGAAGACCCCGTTTGTGAGTGATTGCACTGAGAGGGCAGGTTTGCAGCGAAAGGCTGCCCAGAGGAAGAAGCCCTCTGTGCATGAATTTGACGAGGCTGTAGAGAAACAGCTGGAGAGGCATCGCAGTGAAG ATTATACAGTAGTGCAGGCCCGAGGAACTCCTGCCAATCAGAGTATCCAGGAGTTCACTCTTGGCTTGAGCAGTGTCGTCATGAGCAACACGGAACTTTATGGACAGCTGGCAAGCTCCGCTACTGAGCTGAGAGAGAAGGACGGGGCTTCAGAAAACAGGCGGGAGAAAAGTTTCGAGGCAGAGGCGAAGGGAGATGAAGAAGTAGATAAAGAAAATCTAAACGTTCTAGAGGATGATAAACAGAGTGAGCATGTGAGTGAAACATCTAAAACTGAACCAGAGCCTCTGCAAGAGATGGAATACGCAGAACCAGCATCTCAGTCACAGGAAGAGAAGGTGCCTTCATCAGAAGAGAAGGATGCAGCCACTCTGAGTCCTGATGAGAGAGCGCTGGCTCCAACTCAGATGATGGCTGAGGAAAAGGAGATGGAGCAGACAGAAGTGGAAGGCATGGACTGGAGAGGAAGTGTGAACGAGGGCCTCGTATATCAACTATCGGATATACAAATCATCTGGCGAGACTCCCACTCCGAAGGCGGAGGCATCCTGCCTGGAGTAACAGCAAGTGGGAGTGGGAGGACGAGTACTGGGGCAG aACTGCAGAGTTTCACTGGCGTTATTCCAGAGGAGTCCCTTGCATCGAAGGACCCAAGTCCTAGCCCTCCTCCACTATCTGTCTGCCCTTCACCTGGGACATGCCACACCATCTTAGCAGAAGTGGATGATGGGAAGGGTGTTGCTGAAAACAATGTCAGCAAATTAGAGATTATTGATGGAGATGTCAACCAGTCAGAAGACGAGATGGTGCCATCTCCCAACCACCTTAGCCCTGCCCCGCACTTTCCAGCGGTtcaggaagagcaggaggatgaggaagatgcACAAAGTGAAG AGCTCTCCATGCAAACCCCTGCTTTCATCAGACAAAGAAAAGAGGTGGCAAGTCCCAGTGCAGTGGCTTCACCGATTGCATTCAGAACTCTCCCTGG ACCTGCCGGTGGGGTGGTGAAGCCCCGCCCCAGACAGAAGCGTCAGACCGAGTCTGATAATGTTCTCCCAAAGAGTTACGTTATGAGCGTTTTTAAACACTTTGCCAAAACCAGGGTGGCCAGTGACGTTTACCCAGTCATCAATGACAT acacatcAGACTCCAGAAGTACTTCAGTCGTCTAGCTGATGATTTGGAGGTTTATTCTGCACATGCCAAGAGGAAAACCATTGAAGTTGAGGATGTTGAGCTCCTAATGAAGAG GCAGGGTTTCGTGACTGACAGAACCCCACTCACTGTGCTGATTGAGAAGTTTTTGCCACTTGAGTACAGGAAGCTTCTCATCCCCGTAGCAACCAGTGGAAATAAAGTCATCCCCAGTCAAAAGagataa
- the cenpt gene encoding centromere protein T isoform X2 — MDPAEEDVSARVLLRNVLRSQPSRSPLTRSVSREQVLGLRRTPRGKNSSGLQTPQLTLRHKLKQKLHETATQSPLPPSKRPRSMGRKGKTTAASSALCDTDVTPRRLLRGFIQTEAEASLLLSGQPALPKAHLQPAETSNHSSRQSEGGNGFDLPDLATEPLSHVIRGMSRRRPAPTFSVSAFEKELDQQSGEGEENHENTDVTENLSAGTNSVLSLTLKTPFVSDCTERAGLQRKAAQRKKPSVHEFDEAVEKQLERHRSEDYTVVQARGTPANQSIQEFTLGLSSVVMSNTELYGQLASSATELREKDGASENRREKSFEAEAKGDEEVDKENLNVLEDDKQSEHVSETSKTEPEPLQEMEYAEPASQSQEEKVPSSEEKDAATLSPDERALAPTQMMAEEKEMEQTEVEGMDWRGSVNEGLVYQLSDIQIIWRDSHSEGGGILPGVTASGSGRTSTGAELQSFTGVIPEESLASKDPSPSPPPLSVCPSPGTCHTILAEVDDGKGVAENNVSKLEIIDGDVNQSEDEMVPSPNHLSPAPHFPAVQEEQEDEEDAQSEELSMQTPAFIRQRKEVASPSAVASPIAFRTLPGPAGGVVKPRPRQKRQTESDNVLPKSYVMSVFKHFAKTRVASDVYPVINDILQKYFSRLADDLEVYSAHAKRKTIEVEDVELLMKRQGFVTDRTPLTVLIEKFLPLEYRKLLIPVATSGNKVIPSQKR; from the exons ATGGATCCGGCGGAGGAGGACGTGTCTGCTCGGGTGTTGCTGAGAAACGTGCTGCGCTCGCAGCCCTCGCGCTCCCCCCTCACCAGGAg CGTGTCCCGTGAGCAGGTTTTGGGTCTGCGGAGAACCCCCAGAGGAAAGAACAGCTCTGGCCTCCAgacaccacagctcacactcCGACACAAACTCAAACAGAAGCTCCATGAG ACTGCCACCCAGTCACCACTCCCTCCCAGCAAAAGGCCCAGATCTATGGGCAGGAAGGGGAAGACTACGGCGGCATCTTCTGCGCTGTGCGACACGGACGTCACACCTCGCCGCCTGCTCAGAGGCTTCATCCAGACGG AGGCCGAGGCGTCTTTGCTGCTGTCTGGACAACCTGCACTGCCAAAGGCACACCTGCAACCTGCAGAAACAAGTAACCATAGCAGCAGACAAAG TGAAGGGGGAAATGGCTTCGATTTGCCTGACTTGGCCACAGAGCCACTGAGTCATGTGATCAGGGGGATGAGTCGTAGGAGGCCTGCGCCCACCTTCAGTGTATCAGCCTTTGAGAAAGAACTGGACCAACAATCAG gtgaaggagaggagaatcATGAGAACACAGATGTGACCGAGAACCTTTCAGCTGGGACCAACAG tgtcCTGAGTCTTACCTTGAAGACCCCGTTTGTGAGTGATTGCACTGAGAGGGCAGGTTTGCAGCGAAAGGCTGCCCAGAGGAAGAAGCCCTCTGTGCATGAATTTGACGAGGCTGTAGAGAAACAGCTGGAGAGGCATCGCAGTGAAG ATTATACAGTAGTGCAGGCCCGAGGAACTCCTGCCAATCAGAGTATCCAGGAGTTCACTCTTGGCTTGAGCAGTGTCGTCATGAGCAACACGGAACTTTATGGACAGCTGGCAAGCTCCGCTACTGAGCTGAGAGAGAAGGACGGGGCTTCAGAAAACAGGCGGGAGAAAAGTTTCGAGGCAGAGGCGAAGGGAGATGAAGAAGTAGATAAAGAAAATCTAAACGTTCTAGAGGATGATAAACAGAGTGAGCATGTGAGTGAAACATCTAAAACTGAACCAGAGCCTCTGCAAGAGATGGAATACGCAGAACCAGCATCTCAGTCACAGGAAGAGAAGGTGCCTTCATCAGAAGAGAAGGATGCAGCCACTCTGAGTCCTGATGAGAGAGCGCTGGCTCCAACTCAGATGATGGCTGAGGAAAAGGAGATGGAGCAGACAGAAGTGGAAGGCATGGACTGGAGAGGAAGTGTGAACGAGGGCCTCGTATATCAACTATCGGATATACAAATCATCTGGCGAGACTCCCACTCCGAAGGCGGAGGCATCCTGCCTGGAGTAACAGCAAGTGGGAGTGGGAGGACGAGTACTGGGGCAG aACTGCAGAGTTTCACTGGCGTTATTCCAGAGGAGTCCCTTGCATCGAAGGACCCAAGTCCTAGCCCTCCTCCACTATCTGTCTGCCCTTCACCTGGGACATGCCACACCATCTTAGCAGAAGTGGATGATGGGAAGGGTGTTGCTGAAAACAATGTCAGCAAATTAGAGATTATTGATGGAGATGTCAACCAGTCAGAAGACGAGATGGTGCCATCTCCCAACCACCTTAGCCCTGCCCCGCACTTTCCAGCGGTtcaggaagagcaggaggatgaggaagatgcACAAAGTGAAG AGCTCTCCATGCAAACCCCTGCTTTCATCAGACAAAGAAAAGAGGTGGCAAGTCCCAGTGCAGTGGCTTCACCGATTGCATTCAGAACTCTCCCTGG ACCTGCCGGTGGGGTGGTGAAGCCCCGCCCCAGACAGAAGCGTCAGACCGAGTCTGATAATGTTCTCCCAAAGAGTTACGTTATGAGCGTTTTTAAACACTTTGCCAAAACCAGGGTGGCCAGTGACGTTTACCCAGTCATCAATGACAT ACTCCAGAAGTACTTCAGTCGTCTAGCTGATGATTTGGAGGTTTATTCTGCACATGCCAAGAGGAAAACCATTGAAGTTGAGGATGTTGAGCTCCTAATGAAGAG GCAGGGTTTCGTGACTGACAGAACCCCACTCACTGTGCTGATTGAGAAGTTTTTGCCACTTGAGTACAGGAAGCTTCTCATCCCCGTAGCAACCAGTGGAAATAAAGTCATCCCCAGTCAAAAGagataa
- the cenpt gene encoding centromere protein T isoform X1: MDPAEEDVSARVLLRNVLRSQPSRSPLTRSVSREQVLGLRRTPRGKNSSGLQTPQLTLRHKLKQKLHETATQSPLPPSKRPRSMGRKGKTTAASSALCDTDVTPRRLLRGFIQTEAEASLLLSGQPALPKAHLQPAETSNHSSRQSEGGNGFDLPDLATEPLSHVIRGMSRRRPAPTFSVSAFEKELDQQSGEGEENHENTDVTENLSAGTNSVLSLTLKTPFVSDCTERAGLQRKAAQRKKPSVHEFDEAVEKQLERHRSEDYTVVQARGTPANQSIQEFTLGLSSVVMSNTELYGQLASSATELREKDGASENRREKSFEAEAKGDEEVDKENLNVLEDDKQSEHVSETSKTEPEPLQEMEYAEPASQSQEEKVPSSEEKDAATLSPDERALAPTQMMAEEKEMEQTEVEGMDWRGSVNEGLVYQLSDIQIIWRDSHSEGGGILPGVTASGSGRTSTGAELQSFTGVIPEESLASKDPSPSPPPLSVCPSPGTCHTILAEVDDGKGVAENNVSKLEIIDGDVNQSEDEMVPSPNHLSPAPHFPAVQEEQEDEEDAQSEELSMQTPAFIRQRKEVASPSAVASPIAFRTLPGPAGGVVKPRPRQKRQTESDNVLPKSYVMSVFKHFAKTRVASDVYPVINDIHIRLQKYFSRLADDLEVYSAHAKRKTIEVEDVELLMKRQGFVTDRTPLTVLIEKFLPLEYRKLLIPVATSGNKVIPSQKR, translated from the exons ATGGATCCGGCGGAGGAGGACGTGTCTGCTCGGGTGTTGCTGAGAAACGTGCTGCGCTCGCAGCCCTCGCGCTCCCCCCTCACCAGGAg CGTGTCCCGTGAGCAGGTTTTGGGTCTGCGGAGAACCCCCAGAGGAAAGAACAGCTCTGGCCTCCAgacaccacagctcacactcCGACACAAACTCAAACAGAAGCTCCATGAG ACTGCCACCCAGTCACCACTCCCTCCCAGCAAAAGGCCCAGATCTATGGGCAGGAAGGGGAAGACTACGGCGGCATCTTCTGCGCTGTGCGACACGGACGTCACACCTCGCCGCCTGCTCAGAGGCTTCATCCAGACGG AGGCCGAGGCGTCTTTGCTGCTGTCTGGACAACCTGCACTGCCAAAGGCACACCTGCAACCTGCAGAAACAAGTAACCATAGCAGCAGACAAAG TGAAGGGGGAAATGGCTTCGATTTGCCTGACTTGGCCACAGAGCCACTGAGTCATGTGATCAGGGGGATGAGTCGTAGGAGGCCTGCGCCCACCTTCAGTGTATCAGCCTTTGAGAAAGAACTGGACCAACAATCAG gtgaaggagaggagaatcATGAGAACACAGATGTGACCGAGAACCTTTCAGCTGGGACCAACAG tgtcCTGAGTCTTACCTTGAAGACCCCGTTTGTGAGTGATTGCACTGAGAGGGCAGGTTTGCAGCGAAAGGCTGCCCAGAGGAAGAAGCCCTCTGTGCATGAATTTGACGAGGCTGTAGAGAAACAGCTGGAGAGGCATCGCAGTGAAG ATTATACAGTAGTGCAGGCCCGAGGAACTCCTGCCAATCAGAGTATCCAGGAGTTCACTCTTGGCTTGAGCAGTGTCGTCATGAGCAACACGGAACTTTATGGACAGCTGGCAAGCTCCGCTACTGAGCTGAGAGAGAAGGACGGGGCTTCAGAAAACAGGCGGGAGAAAAGTTTCGAGGCAGAGGCGAAGGGAGATGAAGAAGTAGATAAAGAAAATCTAAACGTTCTAGAGGATGATAAACAGAGTGAGCATGTGAGTGAAACATCTAAAACTGAACCAGAGCCTCTGCAAGAGATGGAATACGCAGAACCAGCATCTCAGTCACAGGAAGAGAAGGTGCCTTCATCAGAAGAGAAGGATGCAGCCACTCTGAGTCCTGATGAGAGAGCGCTGGCTCCAACTCAGATGATGGCTGAGGAAAAGGAGATGGAGCAGACAGAAGTGGAAGGCATGGACTGGAGAGGAAGTGTGAACGAGGGCCTCGTATATCAACTATCGGATATACAAATCATCTGGCGAGACTCCCACTCCGAAGGCGGAGGCATCCTGCCTGGAGTAACAGCAAGTGGGAGTGGGAGGACGAGTACTGGGGCAG aACTGCAGAGTTTCACTGGCGTTATTCCAGAGGAGTCCCTTGCATCGAAGGACCCAAGTCCTAGCCCTCCTCCACTATCTGTCTGCCCTTCACCTGGGACATGCCACACCATCTTAGCAGAAGTGGATGATGGGAAGGGTGTTGCTGAAAACAATGTCAGCAAATTAGAGATTATTGATGGAGATGTCAACCAGTCAGAAGACGAGATGGTGCCATCTCCCAACCACCTTAGCCCTGCCCCGCACTTTCCAGCGGTtcaggaagagcaggaggatgaggaagatgcACAAAGTGAAG AGCTCTCCATGCAAACCCCTGCTTTCATCAGACAAAGAAAAGAGGTGGCAAGTCCCAGTGCAGTGGCTTCACCGATTGCATTCAGAACTCTCCCTGG ACCTGCCGGTGGGGTGGTGAAGCCCCGCCCCAGACAGAAGCGTCAGACCGAGTCTGATAATGTTCTCCCAAAGAGTTACGTTATGAGCGTTTTTAAACACTTTGCCAAAACCAGGGTGGCCAGTGACGTTTACCCAGTCATCAATGACAT acacatcAGACTCCAGAAGTACTTCAGTCGTCTAGCTGATGATTTGGAGGTTTATTCTGCACATGCCAAGAGGAAAACCATTGAAGTTGAGGATGTTGAGCTCCTAATGAAGAG GCAGGGTTTCGTGACTGACAGAACCCCACTCACTGTGCTGATTGAGAAGTTTTTGCCACTTGAGTACAGGAAGCTTCTCATCCCCGTAGCAACCAGTGGAAATAAAGTCATCCCCAGTCAAAAGagataa
- the thap11 gene encoding THAP domain-containing protein 11: MPGFTCCVPGCYNNSHRDRELRFYTFPKDPTQREIWLKNISRAGVSGCFSTFQPTTGHRVCSVHFPGGRKTYTIRVPTLFPLRGVNERRSRRGRSRKVSAVVPIITSVVSLSSDPAPADAEASDPSVVQIGQNGQYISPVDLTAAADASCTSVLPHAEDFEGPVQAGPCLALGGEDHSYSLTNGTTSAELLRKLNEQRDIIALMEIKMKEMKSTIHQLRVTEARLHEEVRERDRMLSAAAALRKKV; the protein is encoded by the coding sequence ATGCCTGGGTTCACGTGCTGCGTGCCTGGATGCTACAATAACTCCCACCGGGACCGCGAGCTGCGCTTCTACACCTTCCCGAAGGATCCCACTCAGCGCGAGATCTGGCTGAAGAACATCTCGCGGGCCGGGGTGAGCGGCTGCTTCAGTACTTTCCAGCCCACGACGGGGCACCGGGTGTGCAGCGTGCACTTCCCCGGGGGCAGGAAGACGTACACTATACGCGTCCCGACTCTGTTCCCCCTGCGCGGGGTGAACGAGAGGCGGAGCCGGCGCGGCCGGAGCAGGAAGGTGTCCGCGGTCGTGCCCATCATCACGAGCGTAGTCTCGCTCTCCAGCGACCCCGCTCCAGCCGACGCGGAGGCAAGCGACCCCAGCGTGGTGCAAATTGGGCAAAACGGCCAGTATATCAGTCCCGTGGACCTGACCGCAGCGGCAGACGCGTCCTGCACGAGCGTGCTCCCTCACGCTGAGGATTTTGAAGGGCCCGTGCAGGCCGGGCCGTGCCTCGCGCTGGGCGGAGAGGACCACTCGTACTCGCTGACCAACGGCACGACCTCCGCCGAACTGCTGCGGAAGCTGAACGAGCAGCGCGACATCATCGCGCTCATGGAGATCAAGATGAAGGAGATgaagagcaccatccaccagcTGCGCGTCACGGAGGCGCGCCTGCACGAGGAGGTGCGCGAGAGGGACCGTATGCTCTCCGCTGCTGCTGCGCTTCGGAAGAAAGTCTGA
- the cog4 gene encoding conserved oligomeric Golgi complex subunit 4, with protein sequence MEEAGSPAHGRGGPAGLSGTPGDPAGLSAVRTETIETLTELEDLERVYAQLCAEEADVQRQLETLAGQQSNIETKMLVLQRMGPNLQLIEGDAEQLSGMINFTCSLAENVSSKVRQLDLTKQRLYQAIQRADDILDLKFCTDGVQTAMRNQDYEQAAAHIHRYLSLDQSVIELSRQGGESTAVDASLALLQEAELNLKALVTKRLEEAVATSDLPQVERFFKILPLLGLHEQGLAQFSQYLCSQLACKAEQNLLVASGSDVSERRAPVVYADTLTLLLEGIARIVETHQPIVETYYGPGHLYCLLTHLQRECDAQAQKVVDKFIQQRDYRNKFQVVQGSIMRVGPAEKIEPRELDPVLCEVTLMNSRAELYLRFLRRRIAADFEVIDAAAPESLVSEHQQSLERLLKDCQLSRTMQELIGFYIPMEEYYMRETVNKAVAMDTAEVGQLSSSMVDDVFYIVKKCISRALASGSSDCVCAMINHAISVLETDFREVLVCKLRAGYPASALHDLQRGVSSAVSLMQSSLQHGKIQTLGIESQEQAKSTYLVTLNNVEMCSENISTLKKNLESDCARLFSQGVGSEHAQAKIDSCLSDLVNTSSKFKDLLQEGLQDLNNTAIKPQVKPWITNFLSVSHNIEEGEFSEYEANDPWVQQLVVQLEQLMSEFKASLSPLIYDTLTSLMTSLIAMEMEKTVFKCTFSRLGGLQFDKELRSLVAYLSSVTSWTIRDKFARLTQMATILNLERVSEILDYWGPNSGPLTWRLTPAEVRQVLALRVDFRNEDIKRLRL encoded by the exons ATGGAGGAAGCGGGGTCTCCGGCGCACGGTCGCGGTGGTCCAGCGGGGCTGTCCGGTACACCAGGGGATCCAGCGGGGCTGTCTGCCGTCCGGACCGAGACCATAGAGACTCTGACGGAACTGGAAGACCTGGAGCGCGTGTATGCGCAGCTGTGCGCTGAGGAG GCGGATGTGCAGAGACAATTGGAGACCCTTGCTGGGCAGCAGAGTAACATCGAAACTAAGATGCTGGTTCTCCAGAGAATGGG gcCTAACCTGCAGCTGATTGAGGGTGATGCTGAACAGTTGTCTGGTATGATCAACTTCACTTGCAGTCTGGCAGAGAATGTGAGCAGCAAAGTCAGACAGCTGGACCTTACCAAG caAAGGCTGTACCAAGCAATCCAGCGTGCAGACGATATTCTGGATCTGAAGTTCTGCACAGATGGAGTCCAGACTGCCATGCGTAACCAGGACTACGAGCAAGCAGCTGCACACATTCACCGATACCTCTCCCTCGACCAATCAGTGATTGAGCTGAGCAGACagggtggagaga GCACTGCAGTGGATGCCAGTCTTGCTCTGCTGCAGGAGGCGGAGCTAAATTTGAAAGCTCTGGTTACTAAGCGATTAGAGGAGGCAGTTGCTACAAGCGACCTGCCTCAAGTGGAGCGCTTCTTTAAAATTCTCCCCCTGCTTGGACTCCATGAGCAAGGACTTGCCCAGTTCTCCCAGTATCTCTGCAgccag TTGGCGTGTAAAGCTGAGCAGAATCTGCTGGTGGCATCGGGCTCTGACGTGAGCGAGCGCCGGGCTCCCGTGGTCTACGCCGACACCCTCACGCTGCTGTTGGAGG GCATCGCTCGGATTGTGGAGACTCACCAGCCTATTGTGGAGACGTACTACGGCCCGGGACACCTCTACTGCCTCCTTACACACCttcagagagagtgtgatgcGCAGGCACAGAAAGTGGTGGACAAGTTCATTCAGCAGCGAGACTATCGCAACAag TTCCAGGTTGTGCAGGGCAGCATAATGAGGGTGGGGCCTGCTGAGAAGATTGAGCCCAG agAGCTGGATCCAGTGTTGTGTGAGGTCACCCTGATGAACTCCAGAGCTGAGCTGTACCTGCGTTTTTTAAGGCGCCGCATTGCAGCAGATTTTGAGGTCATAGATGCAGCAGCCCCAGAGTCACTTGTTTCTG AACACCAGCAGAGTTTGGAGCGCCTGCTGAAAGACTGTCAGCTCAGTCGCACCATGCAGGAGCTGATTGGCTTCTACATCCCCATGGAGGAGTACTACATGAGAGAGACTGTCAATAAG GCGGTCGCCATGGACACAGCAGAGGTGGGTCAGCTGAGTTCCAGCATGGTGGATGATGTGTTCTATATCGTGAAGAAGTGCATCAGCAGAGCTCTGGCCAGCGGCAGCTCGGACTGCGTGTGTGCCATGATTAACCACGCCATTAGCGTCCTGGAGACAGACTTCAG ggaggtgCTGGTGTGTAAGCTGCGTGCAGGTTACCCAGCCAGTGCGCTGCATGACCTGCAGCGAGGGGTCAGCAGTGCTGTCAGTCTGATGCAGAGCAGCTTACAGCATGGAAAGATTCAGACCCTGGGCATCGAGAGCCAAGAACAGGCCAAGAGCACCTACCTG GTGACTTTGAATAACGTGGAAATGTGCAGTGAGAATATCAGCACTCTCAAAAAGAACCTGGAG AGTGATTGTGCCAGGCTGTTCAGTCAGGGGGTGGGTTCAGAACATGCTCAGGCCAAGATTGACAGCTGTCTCTCAGATTTGGTGAATACTTCCAGCAAGTTCAAAGATCTCCTCCAG GAGGGCCTTCAGGATCTGAATAATACAGCGATCAAGCCACAGGTGAAACCCTGGATTACCAACTTCCTGTCAGTCTCACATAATATTGAAGAG GGAGAGTTCAGCGAGTACGAGGCCAACGACCCCTGGGTTCAGCAGCTTGTGGTGCAGCTTGAACAGCTCATGTCTGAGTTTAAG GCCAGTCTGTCTCCACTGATCTATGATACTTTAACTAGCCTGATGACCAGTCTTATCGccatggagatggagaagaCTGTTTTTAAGTGTACATTCAGCAGG CTGGGGGGGCTGCAGTTCGATAAGGAGTTGCGTTCACTGGTTGCATATCTGTCCTCCGTCACCTCCTGGACCATCCGGGATAAATTTGCACGTCTTACTCAGATGGCAACGATTCTGAACCTGGAGCGG GTATCGGAGATCCTGGATTACTGGGGGCCAAACTCAGGACCCCTCACCTGGCGTCTCACGCCTGCCGAGGTCCGACAGGTTCTGGCACTCCGAGTAGACTTCCGTAATGAGGACATCAAGAGACTCCGTCtttaa
- the nrn1lb gene encoding neuritin 1-like b, translated as MATGVDEIPAQHPLVVSLSACLSLSGLCCSVLGAAVSTPCRSVYRGFAECLVTLGDNMSSQPDNAQDITAICRSWDDFQMCVSGVLSRCSGDAADIWESLRAESRRMQLSGNLYEWCAGRTQDAIMTTPHTSDSTNQESLKGHAAYIDHTHSLQLLLVCISLLLLQ; from the exons ATGGCTACTGGAGTGGATGAGATACCAGCACAG CATCCCCTCGtcgtctctctctcagcctgtttgtctctgtcaggtctctgctgctctgtgctggggGCCGCAGTTTCTACTCCATGCAGATCTGTGTATAGGGGATTTGCAGAGTGCTTAGTTACTCTGGGGGACAACATGAGCAGTCAGCCAGACAATGCTCAGGACATCACCGCCatctgcag ATCTTGGGACGACTTCCAGATGTGTGTGAGCGGCGTGCTGTCCCGCTGCTCAGGTGATGCTGCAGACATCTGGGAATCCTTGAGGGCGGAGTCTCGCAGGATGCAACTCTCTGGCAACCTTTATGAATGGTGTGCCGGCCGCACTCAGGACGCCATCATGACCACTCCCCACACCTCAGACAGCACCAATCAGGAGTCTTTAAAGGGGCACGCTGCTTACATTGACCACACCCACTCTCTGCAGCTGCTATTAGTTTGCATCTCTCTTCTTTTGCTCCAATAG